The following DNA comes from Marinilactibacillus sp. Marseille-P9653.
GTTTACATCTTGATCTGTTTCGCCAAAGTACTCGCGACGTTCAGAGTGTCCGATGATTACATATTGAGTTCCAAGATCTGCTAATGCTGCAGGAGAAGTTTCTCCAGTGAATGCACCTTCGTCTTCGAAGTAGCAGTTTTGAGCTGCAATTTTAAGTTCAGTTCCGGCAGTCATATCAAGCAATGCTTGAGTATAAAGGTTAGGTGCTCCGATAACAGCATCTACTTTATCAGAAGAAGGGATATTATTTTTAACCTCTTCAATGAATGACGCAGCTTCAGCCGCAGTTTTGTTCATCTTCCAGTTACCAGCAATAATTGGTTTACGCATAATTCTATTCCTTCTTTCGATTATATTGTTTGTTTTCTACAGAGATCATAGCGGCACTAATGCACCGCCTGACTACACTCTATAGTTTACAGGTTTTCAACGTATTTTTAAATAAATTTATTTATCTGAGATTGCAGCGATTCCTGGTAATTCTTTACCTTCAAGGTATTCTAGACTTGCTCCACCACCAGTAGAAATGTGGCTGAAGTCGTCTTCGAATCCAAGTTGTTGTGCAGCAGTTGCAGAATCTCCACCACCGATAATAGTCGTTGCATCTTCTAATTTAGCTAACACTTCACAGATATCGCTTGTTCCTTTAGCAAAGTTAGACATTTCGAAAACGCCCATTGGTCCGTTCCATACAACTGTTTTAGCGCCTTTTAATTCTTTAGCGAATAATTCAACAGTCTTAGGTCCAACATCAAGTCCCATTTTACCTTCAGGAACGTCTCCTTCAACAACTTCTGTAGGTACATCGTTTGAAAACTCAGAAGCAACTACTGAATCCACTGGAAGAACTAATTTGTCGCCAGCTTTTTCAATCAATTCTTTAGCAAGTGATACTTTATCTGCTTCAAGAAGTGAGCTTCCGATACCTTTTCCTAGTGCTTCATAGAAAGTATAAGTCATTCCGCCACCGATTAATACTTTATCTGCTTTAGATAATAAGTTTTCGATTACGCCGATTTTATCTGAAACTTTCGCTCCACCTAAAATCGCTACAAATGGACGTTTTGGTTCATCAACAGCTCCACCAATAAAGTTGATTTCTTTTTCTACTAAGAACCCAGCAGCCGATTCAACGTTAGAAGCTATTCCTACGTTAGATGCGTGGGCACGGTGAGCTGTACCAAATGCATCGTTTACGAATACATCGCCAAGACCTGCCCAGTATTTACCTAGTTCAGGATCATTTTTACTTTCTTTTTTGCCGTCAATGTCTTCAAAACGAGTGTTTTCAAACATTAAAACGTCGCCGTCAGATAAGTTGTTTACAGCCGTTTCTAGTTCTTCTCCACGAGTTTGAGCAACGAACGTTACATCTTTTTTCAACAATTCGCCTAAACGCTCAGCAACAGGTGCTAAAGATAAACCAGCTTTGTCTTCGTCCGTTTTAACACGTCCCAGGTGAGAAAATACAATCGCTTTTCCGCCTTGTTCAAGTACGTATTGAATAGTTGGAAGTGCTGCTTGAATACGGTTATCATTAGAGATTTTACCGTCTTTCATTGGTACGTTAAAGTCAGCACGAACCAATACTTTTTTCCCTTTAAGATCTAGGTCTTTTACAGTTTTCTTAGGCATCGTTACTCTACCTTCCTTTGTATACATAATTTTTTCGTTCATTAATATTTAAAATAAGAATTAAAAGTTTCGTCATTACGTCAATAAAAGAAATATAAACCATTCTGTTTACAAAATAAAAAACGGGGAAGCGCGATACTCTAGCTGATAGAAATATGAAAAGAATACGTGATAAAACGATTGTAATCGTTAATCCGTTTCTTACATAGTCTACCGCATAGAGTGAGAGCTCCCCCGCTTATTCATTCTTGTTCTGTTTGATTAAAAATCAGTTTACTATTTGAACGTTAACTTCTTCTTATAGAGAAGCGAAGTATTCAAGAGTACGAACTAGTTGTGCAGTGTATGACATTTCGTTATCATACCAAGCTACAGTTTTAACTAATTGTTTTCCACCTGCAGAGATGACTTTAGTTTGAGTTGCATCGAATAATGAACCGTAAGTCATTCCTAAAATGTCAGAAGAAACGATTGGGTCTTCAGTGTAACCATAAGACTCGTTAGCAACTTCTTTCATTGCAGCATTAACTTCTTCAGCAGTTACTTCTTTAGAAAGAATTACTTGTAATTCAGTTAATGATCCAGCTGCTACTGGTACACGTTGAGCTGATCCATCTAATTTACCTTTAAGTTCAGGTAATACTTCACCGATTGCTTTAGCAGCACCAGTAGAGTTTGGTACGATGTTAGCTGCAGCAGCACGAGCACGACGGAAGTCACCTTTAGGGTGTGGTCCATCAAGAGTCATTTGATCTCCAGTGTACGCGTGGATAGTAGTCATTAAACCAGTTTCGATACCGAACTTGTCGTTTAATGCTTTAGCCATTGGAGCTAAGCAGTTAGTCGTACAAGAAGCACCAGAAATAACTGTTTCAGAACCATCTAAAACTTCGTGGTTAGTGTTGTAAACAACAGTTTTGATGTCACCAGTTGCAGGTGCAGAAACAACAACACGTTTCGCTCCAGCTTTAAGGTGTAATTCTGCTTTTTCTTGAGTAGTGAAGAATCCAGTACATTCAAGAACGATGTCTACGCCTAAGTCTCCCCATGGAAGATCTTCTGGGTTACGTTCGCTTAATACTTTAACGTCGCGTCCGTCTACAGTGAAGCTGTTGTCTCCAACAGTTACATCTCCGTTGAAACGTCCTTGAGTTGTATCATATTTAAGCAAGTGAACCAACATGTTAGGATCTGTTAAGTCGTTTACTGCAACAACTTCCAAACCTTCTACTTCGTTAATACGACGGAATGCTAAACGTCCAATACGTCCAAATCCGTTAATAGCTACTTTTACTGACATAATACGATTTCCTCCTGTGAAAATCAAAATTTTTTATTTTAAATCTTAATCGAAACCAATCAATTAAGTCTTAAACACGTTATGATAGACCGACTTATTATAAGTTAGCCATGTAATCTAATGTTCTCACCATGTTACCAGTGAACCCATATTCGTTGTCGTACCAAGCGACAGTTTTAACCAGTTGCCCTGAATTACCTTCGATGATTTTAGTTTGAGTAGCATCGAATACAGAACCAGCAGGGATACCAATAATGTCAGAGGAAACAATCTCGTCTTCATTATAAAGATAGGCATCAGAAGCATAATCTTTCATTGCTGCATTAACCTGTTCAACTGATACTTCTTTGTTCAAGACAGAGTATAATTCAACCATAGATCCTGTTACAACTGGGATTCTTACAGCTGTTCCGTCTACTTTCCCATCAACTTCAGGTATAACTTTACCTACCGCTTTAGCAGCACCTGTTGAAGCAGGAATGGCATTTTGAGCTCCAGCACGACTCTTACGTCCACCTGGTGAATCTTGCAGTGTTTGTGTTGAAGTATAGGCATGTACTGTACTCATTAATCCATGGTCAAGACCAAATTCTTTATTCAATACATTAACCATTGGTGCCAAGCAATTAGTCGTACATGAAGCTGCTGAAACAATTTTATCATCTGATTCTATTGATTCGTGATTAACACCGAATACGATTGTCTTAAGATCACCTTTAGCTGGTGCTGAAATCAACACGCGCTTAGCTCCAGCATCAATATGTGCTTGAGATTTTTCTGGTGAAGTGTAAAATCCTGTACATTCCAAGACGATATCAATACCTAGGTCACCCCATGGCAATTGGCTAGCATCTTTTTCAGCGTAAGCTTTAATCTCTTTTCCTACAACAGTTATTGAATCTTCCTTCGCTTCTACTTGATGAGGGAATCTTCCTTGTGCAGTGTCATACTTCAATAAATAAGCTAGATCGTTATTATCCGTTAAGTCGTTAATTGCCACAACTTCTAATCCTGTATCTGCCTCTAAAATACGACGAAATGCTAAGCGTCCAATACGTCCGAATCCGTTAATTGCTACTTTCTTTGCCATTAATGATTTCCTCCTTGGAATTTTTATTTCTAATTTTTTAAAGGGTTGCCCCCATTTAAAATCTCGTTTGCGGCTGCCTCATCCGTCACTAACCATGTGTGAGGAGGGACAGTTTTTACGTAAGATTCAATTGCCTTGGCTTTATTCTTACCACCGGCTACTGCAACCACATGAGGAATACGTCCCATTTGACTTGATTGCAAGCCAATACGAGAGAGTTTGTAAACAATCTCTCCTTCTGGGTTAACGAATTCTCCAAATGCTTCTGCTACAGCATTCTGATTTTTCAGTAATTGAAGTGTCTCTCTATTCATGCCTCGTCTTTCTGCCATTTCGAAAGCACTACCTATACTGTACAAGACTAAGGAAGCATTTTCAACTAATTGAAGTGTTTCCTTAATTTCAGGCTCCTCTGATAGTAACGAATACGTATCAGAACGGACATGTTCAGGAGCATATAAAGCCCTGCTTTTCCCACCGGATTTGCGGGCCATTGTTTCTGCGATTACGTTAGCTTGGATATCAACTGATTCTCCAAGCCCACCGCGTGCAGGTACAAACAACAACTGTCTTTTCTCACCAAACTTTTCGTCCATTGCGTGGGCAACTTCGACCATTGTCGTTCCACCCATTACTGCAACAACGTTTTTATCTTCGGGAAGAAGGAAGTCCAGTGCCTTGACCGCAGCTAAACCGATATCTTCTAATATTGCGGGGTCTTCGTCCGAATTTCCGGGTACAATAACACAATGGCTGATTCTCAATCTGTTCGCCAATATTGTTTCTTGGTCTTTTGATCTGACATGATGCCCCATCATACGTTCAAGCTGACGAAAAACTTCTAATCCTGTAGACGTACATTCCATTCCCGCAGAAGATATGTCTATCAATCCTTGGTTACGTAATATATCGACTTCGCTTCTCAAAACACGTTCAGTAAACCCTAGTCTTCCTGCAAGAGATCTTCTTCCGATTGGACTGGATTTTTGAATTTGCTTCAAGATATGATATCTTCTTTTCAACGTCTGAAACATATCGGGTGCAACTTTTTCGATAACTGACAGCATCCTAGACCCTCTCTCTCGACTACTTTTGCGCGTATTCAACTGAGAATATCATCTCGACCGAAAGCACAAAGGTTCGCAGCGAAAAAGTGCCAGCGTTTAAACTGCATAATGTCGAAATCCTTTTTTCATAGTTGACAAAAGATTTCAACTGCTCGCGATCTTGTGAACACTTCTTATCTGATTACATATTTAGTGTAACAAGATGCGGGGCAATTTTCAACCCATAACATTAAATTAGAGGGACGTTTTTTGTCCATGATTTACGAAAACTTACTGGTCAATGTTTCCACGATTTAATTTTATTTCAATGATTTCTTTTAGTTCTTCATTTGTAATATGCTCATCAAAAATATAATCTTCTATAAAGACAGACGGAACAAGTGTTACATTAGCCCTTTCAGCTTCATTAATTACATGCTCAGCTTCTTTTTCACTTGTCTGCTTGCTTAAACCTCTTCTAATGTTAGCATAGTCCACGATATCATTTTCTTCAAGATTTCCCCATTCTTCTTGGCGTGCTAAGAAATAAGATATATCTTCTTTTACTTTTTCACCACCTGTATAGTCTAAGTGATGATGAATAACGTTCCCTCTTTTCAAGCTAGGCTTTTCCTTATCAAAGAGTTTAACAATTCGTTCGACTTTTCCTTCTGCTACATATTTATCTAGTACAGGAGCAGATTCTTCCCACCATTGCTTACAAAACGGACATCTTAAATTCATAAATTCTACGATTTTGATTGGAGCATTCTTTTCCCCAATGTGTATACCGCCTTCAGTCGTCACTTCTGATGCTTTGATCATTGAAGTATCCAATAACATCTCCCCTTTTCTTCATTCTTACCCGTACAGTATAACGCTAGAAACCTTAGATGACCAGTCAGACGGTTGTATCTCACTGGTTTGTTGAGTCTTAATTTGTATAGTAGAAATAAGACCAGAATAACAGGATTTTCTTTTCTTAGTTTCTTATGTATAAAAAGAGGACACCCTGTTTAGGATATCCTCTTTTTCTATTAAAATTGAAGAATTATTTGTTTAAATCAGCAGCGCTATCCATGATTTGGTCAACCAAGCCATAATTTTTAGCATCTTCAGCCATCATGAAGTTATCACGATCTGTATCTCGTTCGATTACTTCTAAAGGTTGTCCAGTACGTTCAACCAAAATATCATTTAATCTAGAACGTGTTCTTAAGATGTGTTTAGCAGCAATCTCAATTTCAGTTGCTTGTCCTTGAGCGCCACCTAGTGGTTGGTGAATCATGATTTCTGCATTTGGAAGTGCAAAACGTTTACCTTTTTCACCTGCTGCAAGTAAGAAACTTCCCATTGAAGCTGCTAGTCCGATTGCGATAGTCTGAACATCAGATTTTATGAAGTTCATTGTATCGTAGATTGCTAGTCCTGCTGTAACACTACCACCTGGAGAGTTGATATAAAGATAGATATCTTTCTCAGGGTCTTGTGCGTCCAAGAATAATAATTGGGCAATGACAGAATTGGCAACTTGATCATCAATTGGTCCACCAAGCATAATGATACGGTCTTTCAATAAACGAGAGTAAATATCATAAGCACGTTCACCACGGGGTGATTGCTCAATAACTGTTGGTACTAAATTCATTTTTATTGTCCTCCTCTAATTCAGTCAAACTTATTTTATCATGTTTACTTGAATTCATGAAACTAAAGATATTGTACTCTAAAGGTCAAGAAAGGTCAAATAGTAAGTTTGATCTTTTAACTTATTTTAATAAGTCACTATTTTCCAAAAGCCTATAAGTAAAATAACAGCTATTATAAGCGCAATGATCCCTTGAAAAACAACTGAGATAGCGTAAATTGAAACTTGAAATATTAGGGTAAAAACTAAAATATAGCGAATCAGTCTCAAAAACATCTGATTATCAACCATTTTCTTGATATTGAATTGCGCATAGACAAACAGGCCAATTGCAATGATTACTAAGCTTATATTAAAAAAATCATCATTCGTATCTAATACGTATATCCAGATAGAACCAATCAATGCAGCAAATAGTGGGAAAAGACACTTTTTGTAGATATAATCATTTGATTTATTTAACATATCTTCCTTTCTAAACTTTCAACTTGTTTAAATTTATTTTCAAAACGT
Coding sequences within:
- the clpP gene encoding ATP-dependent Clp endopeptidase proteolytic subunit ClpP: MNLVPTVIEQSPRGERAYDIYSRLLKDRIIMLGGPIDDQVANSVIAQLLFLDAQDPEKDIYLYINSPGGSVTAGLAIYDTMNFIKSDVQTIAIGLAASMGSFLLAAGEKGKRFALPNAEIMIHQPLGGAQGQATEIEIAAKHILRTRSRLNDILVERTGQPLEVIERDTDRDNFMMAEDAKNYGLVDQIMDSAADLNK
- the gap gene encoding type I glyceraldehyde-3-phosphate dehydrogenase, with product MAKKVAINGFGRIGRLAFRRILEADTGLEVVAINDLTDNNDLAYLLKYDTAQGRFPHQVEAKEDSITVVGKEIKAYAEKDASQLPWGDLGIDIVLECTGFYTSPEKSQAHIDAGAKRVLISAPAKGDLKTIVFGVNHESIESDDKIVSAASCTTNCLAPMVNVLNKEFGLDHGLMSTVHAYTSTQTLQDSPGGRKSRAGAQNAIPASTGAAKAVGKVIPEVDGKVDGTAVRIPVVTGSMVELYSVLNKEVSVEQVNAAMKDYASDAYLYNEDEIVSSDIIGIPAGSVFDATQTKIIEGNSGQLVKTVAWYDNEYGFTGNMVRTLDYMANL
- the pgk gene encoding phosphoglycerate kinase — its product is MPKKTVKDLDLKGKKVLVRADFNVPMKDGKISNDNRIQAALPTIQYVLEQGGKAIVFSHLGRVKTDEDKAGLSLAPVAERLGELLKKDVTFVAQTRGEELETAVNNLSDGDVLMFENTRFEDIDGKKESKNDPELGKYWAGLGDVFVNDAFGTAHRAHASNVGIASNVESAAGFLVEKEINFIGGAVDEPKRPFVAILGGAKVSDKIGVIENLLSKADKVLIGGGMTYTFYEALGKGIGSSLLEADKVSLAKELIEKAGDKLVLPVDSVVASEFSNDVPTEVVEGDVPEGKMGLDVGPKTVELFAKELKGAKTVVWNGPMGVFEMSNFAKGTSDICEVLAKLEDATTIIGGGDSATAAQQLGFEDDFSHISTGGGASLEYLEGKELPGIAAISDK
- a CDS encoding sugar-binding transcriptional regulator, giving the protein MLSVIEKVAPDMFQTLKRRYHILKQIQKSSPIGRRSLAGRLGFTERVLRSEVDILRNQGLIDISSAGMECTSTGLEVFRQLERMMGHHVRSKDQETILANRLRISHCVIVPGNSDEDPAILEDIGLAAVKALDFLLPEDKNVVAVMGGTTMVEVAHAMDEKFGEKRQLLFVPARGGLGESVDIQANVIAETMARKSGGKSRALYAPEHVRSDTYSLLSEEPEIKETLQLVENASLVLYSIGSAFEMAERRGMNRETLQLLKNQNAVAEAFGEFVNPEGEIVYKLSRIGLQSSQMGRIPHVVAVAGGKNKAKAIESYVKTVPPHTWLVTDEAAANEILNGGNPLKN
- a CDS encoding DsbA family protein; translation: MLLDTSMIKASEVTTEGGIHIGEKNAPIKIVEFMNLRCPFCKQWWEESAPVLDKYVAEGKVERIVKLFDKEKPSLKRGNVIHHHLDYTGGEKVKEDISYFLARQEEWGNLEENDIVDYANIRRGLSKQTSEKEAEHVINEAERANVTLVPSVFIEDYIFDEHITNEELKEIIEIKLNRGNIDQ
- the gap gene encoding type I glyceraldehyde-3-phosphate dehydrogenase — translated: MSVKVAINGFGRIGRLAFRRINEVEGLEVVAVNDLTDPNMLVHLLKYDTTQGRFNGDVTVGDNSFTVDGRDVKVLSERNPEDLPWGDLGVDIVLECTGFFTTQEKAELHLKAGAKRVVVSAPATGDIKTVVYNTNHEVLDGSETVISGASCTTNCLAPMAKALNDKFGIETGLMTTIHAYTGDQMTLDGPHPKGDFRRARAAAANIVPNSTGAAKAIGEVLPELKGKLDGSAQRVPVAAGSLTELQVILSKEVTAEEVNAAMKEVANESYGYTEDPIVSSDILGMTYGSLFDATQTKVISAGGKQLVKTVAWYDNEMSYTAQLVRTLEYFASL